A section of the Streptomyces sp. NBC_01591 genome encodes:
- a CDS encoding sensor histidine kinase, whose amino-acid sequence MTLLFGRRARLRWLHLIIGGALLMPYFLAALVIVGSFAPRTDLFSSLHHQLTAFVCALPIAAVTGLSAPARQLSVAAARALCGVPGDRPLADGPARTRQARVRTAGWYTLHLALGGIISGATLTVPPLAGTIAVLPFSPSMRESRTIGLPESMDRPWILALLPFVGLAILVAMAGCAALAGALLAGRAPVLLGPTPEDRLAAAERRAADLAVRNRLARELHDSVGHALSAVTLQAGAARRVLDSDPEFVREALTAIEETTRRTVGELDSVLGLLRSGEEHGASAATGPALDALDGLLEHCGVPVSCDVRGDPGTVPAAVSREAYRIVQEGLSNALRHGGHGVPVELRITVRTAELEITMDNPLPERAAVVRPGGGRGLRGIAERAVLLGGRTEAGPHGGGEWRLTARLPLCMTEHLRTTEQENR is encoded by the coding sequence GTGACGCTGCTGTTCGGGCGGCGGGCCCGGCTGCGCTGGCTGCACCTGATCATCGGCGGCGCGCTGCTGATGCCGTACTTCCTGGCGGCGCTGGTGATCGTCGGCTCGTTCGCCCCGCGCACCGACCTCTTCTCGTCCCTCCACCACCAGCTCACCGCGTTCGTCTGCGCCCTGCCCATCGCCGCGGTCACCGGGCTCTCCGCACCGGCCCGGCAGCTCTCGGTGGCCGCGGCCCGTGCGCTGTGCGGCGTTCCCGGCGACCGGCCGCTCGCCGACGGGCCCGCCAGGACCCGGCAGGCGCGGGTGCGCACCGCCGGCTGGTACACCCTGCATCTCGCGCTCGGCGGCATCATCAGCGGCGCGACGCTGACCGTGCCGCCGCTCGCCGGGACCATCGCGGTGCTGCCGTTCTCCCCGTCGATGCGCGAATCCCGGACCATCGGTCTGCCGGAGTCGATGGACCGGCCATGGATTCTCGCCCTGCTCCCCTTCGTCGGGCTCGCGATCCTGGTGGCGATGGCCGGCTGCGCGGCACTGGCCGGGGCGCTGCTGGCCGGCCGGGCGCCGGTGCTGCTGGGCCCGACGCCGGAGGACCGGCTGGCCGCGGCCGAACGCCGGGCGGCCGATCTGGCGGTGCGCAACCGGCTCGCCCGGGAGCTGCACGACTCGGTCGGCCATGCGCTGAGCGCCGTCACCCTCCAGGCGGGCGCGGCCCGCAGGGTCCTGGACAGCGACCCGGAGTTCGTCCGCGAGGCACTGACCGCGATCGAGGAGACCACCCGGCGCACGGTCGGTGAACTCGACTCCGTACTGGGCCTGTTGCGCAGCGGCGAGGAGCACGGGGCGTCCGCGGCGACCGGCCCGGCGCTCGACGCGCTGGACGGACTGCTGGAGCACTGCGGGGTGCCCGTCTCCTGCGACGTGCGGGGCGACCCCGGCACGGTCCCGGCCGCCGTGTCGAGGGAGGCGTACCGGATCGTTCAGGAGGGGCTGAGCAACGCGCTGCGGCACGGCGGGCACGGGGTGCCGGTGGAGCTGCGGATCACGGTGCGCACGGCGGAGCTGGAGATCACCATGGACAATCCGCTGCCGGAACGGGCCGCGGTGGTGCGGCCCGGGGGCGGCCGCGGGCTGCGCGGCATCGCCGAGCGGGCCGTGCTGCTGGGCGGCCGCACGGAGGCCGGACCGCACGGAGGCGGCGAGTGGCGGCTGACCGCCCGCCTCCCCCTGTGCATGACCGAGCATCTGCGTACGACCGAACAGGAGAACCGATGA
- a CDS encoding response regulator transcription factor translates to MSTTVRLVLADDERMVRTALRVILDAEPDLEVVGEAATGAEAVSVVRELRPDVVLMDVRMPEIDGIRATEQILGTLDGPPRIVVVTTFENDSYVYDALVAGAAGFLLKRVAAEDLVQAVRLVARSDTLLFPSAVRALAAEYRTRAPEPPRWASRLTDREAEVLRLMATGLTNAEIAGRLSVGPATAKTHVAAVLAKTGARDRTQAVIAAYESGFIAPGRPGPS, encoded by the coding sequence ATGAGCACGACGGTCCGGCTGGTCCTCGCCGACGACGAGCGCATGGTGCGTACGGCGCTGCGCGTCATCCTGGACGCCGAACCCGATCTGGAGGTCGTCGGAGAGGCGGCGACCGGCGCGGAGGCGGTGTCCGTGGTGCGGGAACTGCGCCCCGATGTGGTGCTGATGGACGTACGGATGCCGGAGATCGACGGCATCCGGGCCACCGAGCAGATCCTCGGCACGCTCGACGGTCCCCCGAGGATCGTCGTCGTCACCACCTTCGAGAACGACTCCTACGTGTACGACGCGCTCGTCGCCGGAGCGGCCGGCTTTCTGCTCAAGCGGGTGGCGGCCGAGGATCTCGTGCAGGCGGTGCGGCTGGTCGCCCGCAGCGACACACTGCTGTTCCCGTCGGCGGTGCGGGCGCTCGCGGCCGAGTACCGGACGCGGGCGCCCGAACCGCCGCGGTGGGCGTCCCGGCTCACCGACCGGGAGGCGGAGGTGCTGCGGCTGATGGCGACGGGGCTGACCAACGCGGAGATCGCCGGGCGGCTCTCCGTGGGGCCCGCGACGGCGAAGACGCATGTGGCGGCGGTGCTGGCGAAGACCGGCGCGCGGGACCGCACCCAGGCGGTGATAGCGGCGTACGAGTCGGGGTTCATCGCCCCCGGGCGCCCCGGCCCGTCATGA
- a CDS encoding DUF1349 domain-containing protein, with protein MTPQLPELPFVLSPFGPEADWTYEGGVLTGRAGARQDRFVPPGGGSLDSASDAPRLLGPAPRGDFQLLARVKVGFAAAFDAGVLYLHVGEREWAKICLELSPDRPTVCTVVTRGHSDDVNSFVVDGDSCWLRLSRTGGAFAFHASADGEKWTFVRVFALGDPERAAEASIGFLVQSPTGEGCEASFDRIAFRATGPGDLRDGS; from the coding sequence ATGACCCCGCAACTCCCCGAACTCCCCTTCGTGCTCAGCCCGTTCGGCCCCGAGGCCGACTGGACGTACGAGGGCGGCGTACTCACCGGCAGGGCGGGCGCCCGCCAGGACCGGTTCGTACCGCCGGGCGGCGGATCCCTCGACTCCGCGAGTGACGCCCCCCGCCTGCTCGGCCCCGCGCCCCGGGGCGACTTCCAGCTGCTCGCCCGGGTGAAGGTCGGCTTCGCGGCGGCCTTCGACGCCGGGGTGCTCTACCTCCACGTCGGGGAACGGGAATGGGCCAAGATCTGCCTGGAACTCTCCCCGGACCGCCCCACCGTCTGCACGGTCGTCACCCGCGGCCACTCCGACGACGTCAACTCCTTCGTCGTGGACGGCGACAGCTGCTGGCTGCGCCTCAGCCGTACGGGCGGTGCGTTCGCCTTCCACGCCTCGGCCGACGGGGAGAAGTGGACCTTCGTCCGCGTCTTCGCCCTCGGTGACCCGGAGCGCGCGGCCGAGGCGTCGATCGGCTTCCTGGTCCAGTCACCGACGGGCGAGGGCTGCGAGGCGTCCTTCGACCGGATCGCGTTCCGCGCGACGGGGCCGGGCGACCTGCGGGACGGGAGCTGA
- a CDS encoding aldehyde dehydrogenase (NADP(+)), with product MAATPVWSVDPRTGNPREQVAVEATAEEVDRAVRAAHAVRESLADRTVRAAFLRIAADLLTEAGEHVIEAADAETALGPARLTGELARTAAQLRAFAEVVDEGAFLDVHIDHADATRTPPWPDLRRYKVPLGVVAVYAASNFPLAFSVPGGDTASALAAGCPVVVKAHPDHPATSELCASVLRRAAARAGLPEDVLILVHGFDAGIELIRHPLVAAAGFTGSVRGGRALFDAAAARPRPIPFHGELGSLNPVVVTEAAAAERAEEIGAGLAGSMTMGAGQFCTKPGFVLAPAGETGDRLLKSLTDAVSDIEAAVLLDHRMRDAFVAGVRERAELPDVEAPVTPGAGGDHTVAAGFLTVPAHLLTAEGPHDALLEECFGPVTVVARYTSDDEITAVLSRLPGNLTATLQTATDGADDDAPGLLAALTPLAGRVLVNGWPTGVAVAPAQHHGGPYPATTSTSTSVGATAIERWLRPVTYQTTPEALLPPELREDNPQGLPRRVDGRRA from the coding sequence GTGGCAGCAACACCAGTCTGGAGTGTCGACCCCCGCACCGGGAACCCGCGTGAGCAGGTTGCGGTGGAGGCTACAGCGGAGGAGGTCGACCGTGCGGTCCGGGCCGCCCACGCGGTACGTGAATCGCTCGCCGACCGCACCGTGCGCGCCGCCTTCCTGCGTATCGCGGCCGATCTGCTCACCGAGGCCGGGGAACACGTCATCGAGGCCGCCGACGCCGAGACCGCACTCGGCCCGGCCCGGCTGACCGGTGAACTCGCGCGCACCGCCGCCCAGTTGCGGGCCTTCGCGGAGGTCGTCGACGAGGGCGCCTTCCTCGACGTCCACATCGACCACGCGGATGCCACCCGGACCCCGCCCTGGCCCGACCTGCGCCGCTACAAGGTCCCGCTCGGCGTCGTCGCCGTCTACGCGGCCAGCAACTTCCCGCTCGCCTTCTCCGTCCCCGGCGGCGACACCGCGAGCGCGCTGGCGGCCGGCTGCCCCGTCGTCGTCAAGGCGCACCCCGACCACCCCGCCACCTCCGAACTGTGCGCCTCCGTACTGCGCAGGGCGGCGGCCAGGGCCGGCCTGCCCGAGGACGTACTGATCCTGGTGCACGGCTTCGACGCCGGCATCGAGCTGATCAGGCACCCGCTCGTCGCCGCCGCCGGGTTCACCGGCTCGGTCCGCGGCGGCCGCGCCCTGTTCGACGCCGCGGCGGCCCGCCCCCGCCCCATCCCCTTCCACGGCGAACTGGGCTCCCTCAACCCGGTCGTCGTCACCGAGGCGGCCGCCGCCGAGCGCGCCGAAGAGATCGGCGCCGGGCTCGCGGGCTCGATGACCATGGGCGCGGGCCAGTTCTGCACCAAGCCCGGCTTCGTCCTGGCCCCGGCCGGCGAGACGGGCGACCGGCTGCTGAAGTCCCTCACCGACGCGGTCAGCGACATCGAGGCCGCGGTCCTGCTCGACCACCGGATGCGCGACGCCTTCGTCGCGGGGGTACGCGAACGGGCCGAACTCCCCGATGTGGAGGCCCCGGTCACCCCCGGCGCGGGCGGCGACCACACCGTCGCGGCCGGCTTCCTCACCGTACCGGCGCACCTCCTCACCGCCGAGGGCCCGCACGACGCACTCCTGGAGGAGTGCTTCGGCCCTGTCACCGTCGTCGCCCGCTACACCTCCGACGACGAGATCACCGCCGTGCTCTCCCGGCTCCCCGGCAACCTCACCGCCACCCTCCAGACCGCCACGGACGGCGCCGACGACGACGCCCCCGGACTCCTCGCGGCCCTCACCCCGCTGGCCGGCCGGGTCCTCGTCAACGGCTGGCCGACCGGCGTCGCCGTCGCCCCCGCCCAGCACCACGGCGGCCCCTACCCGGCCACCACCTCCACCTCCACCTCGGTCGGCGCCACCGCGATCGAACGCTGGCTGCGCCCGGTCACCTACCAGACGACCCCCGAGGCCCTGCTCCCGCCGGAGCTCCGCGAGGACAACCCCCAGGGCCTTCCCCGCCGAGTGGACGGGCGCCGCGCATGA
- a CDS encoding GNAT family N-acetyltransferase produces MRISLREVRDGDLPLLFAFMSDPESVRTAAFTSEDPTDRHAFDAHWRRILADGSVVMRTVVADGSVVGNAGVYGPPGDRQVTYWIDRAQWGRGLATAALSALLDAVPERPLHARAAADNTGSRRVLEKCGFAVTGNDHGYAHARGEETDELLFTLPG; encoded by the coding sequence GTGCGGATTTCCCTGCGCGAGGTCCGGGACGGTGATCTGCCGCTGCTCTTCGCGTTCATGTCCGACCCTGAATCGGTCAGGACGGCCGCCTTCACCAGCGAGGATCCCACTGACCGGCACGCGTTCGACGCCCACTGGCGGCGCATCCTGGCCGACGGCTCCGTGGTGATGCGCACGGTGGTCGCGGACGGCTCGGTGGTCGGCAACGCCGGGGTGTACGGGCCTCCGGGCGACCGCCAGGTCACCTACTGGATCGACCGGGCGCAGTGGGGCCGGGGGCTCGCGACGGCCGCGCTGTCGGCGCTGCTCGACGCCGTACCCGAACGCCCGCTCCACGCACGGGCCGCGGCCGACAACACCGGCTCGCGCCGGGTCCTCGAGAAGTGCGGGTTCGCCGTCACCGGCAACGACCACGGGTACGCGCACGCCCGCGGCGAGGAGACCGACGAGCTGCTGTTCACCCTGCCCGGATGA
- a CDS encoding IclR family transcriptional regulator codes for MSAAESGGAQVKSAVRTVELLEYFAGRPGMHSLAAVQEAVGYPKSSLYMLLRTLVELGWVETDATGTRYGIGVRALLVGTSYIDGDEVVAAARPTLDRLSDDTTETIHLARLDGTNVVYLATRQSQHYLRPFTRVGRRLPAHSTSLGKALLATHSDEQVRKLLPETLPALTEHTITDREKLIEELHLIREQGYAVDREENTLGLRCFGVAVPYRTPARDAISCSVPVARLTPAHEQMVKDALFDARDRLTLATRRL; via the coding sequence ATGTCGGCTGCCGAATCAGGTGGGGCACAGGTCAAGTCCGCCGTACGGACGGTGGAGCTGCTCGAATACTTCGCGGGGCGGCCCGGCATGCACTCGCTCGCCGCGGTGCAGGAGGCCGTCGGCTACCCCAAGTCCAGCCTGTACATGCTGCTGCGCACCTTGGTGGAGCTGGGCTGGGTGGAGACCGATGCCACGGGCACGCGGTACGGGATCGGCGTACGGGCCCTGCTGGTCGGCACCTCGTACATCGACGGCGACGAGGTCGTCGCGGCCGCCCGGCCGACCCTGGACCGGCTCTCCGACGACACGACGGAGACCATCCACCTGGCCCGTCTCGACGGGACGAACGTGGTGTACCTCGCCACCCGGCAGTCCCAGCACTATCTGCGCCCCTTCACCCGCGTCGGCCGCCGGCTGCCCGCCCACTCCACCTCGCTCGGCAAGGCGTTGCTCGCCACCCACAGCGACGAGCAGGTCCGCAAGCTGCTCCCCGAGACGCTGCCCGCGCTGACCGAGCACACCATCACCGACCGCGAGAAGCTCATCGAGGAGCTGCACCTCATCCGCGAACAGGGGTACGCGGTGGACCGCGAGGAGAACACCCTCGGACTGCGCTGCTTCGGCGTCGCCGTTCCGTACCGCACCCCCGCCCGCGACGCCATCAGCTGCTCGGTGCCGGTCGCCCGGCTCACGCCCGCGCACGAACAGATGGTGAAGGACGCGCTGTTCGACGCCCGGGACCGGCTGACGCTCGCCACCCGGAGGCTGTGA